The DNA region AATATGTCCAAAAAATGTTTCGACTCTTTTATAATCTTCATCAACATAACAAATTTCAAGCCTATTTGCCAACAATAATAATGGTAAAAATAATAATATTACAAATTTCATCTTATTATTTTACTTTTTTTGTTAGCATAAAAGGTAAAAAAAGGAGAAAAAAATGGAAATAATTGAACTATTCAAAAATGTCAAATATCCTAATTTTCAAAAGGATATTGTAAGTTTTGGTTTTGTAAAAAGGTGCGAATTAGCAGGAGATATTATCCTAATGGATATTGAAATTCCAGCTGCAAGTGTAGAAATAGCAAATGCTATTAGAAATGAATGTGAAGCAATAGCTAGAAATAATCATTATAAACTTGAGCTTAAAATCATTCAACCAAAATTAGAAGAGCCAGAAGTAAAAAGACCAAAAATCAAAAATCTAGCTCCACAAATTAAGCATTTTGTGATGATTAGTAGTGGAAAAGGTGGAGTTGGCAAAAGTACAACTACTCTAAATCTAGCATTATCACTTGCAAAACTTGGTAAAAAAGTAGGAGTGCTAGATGCTGATATATATGGTCCTAATATGCCAAGAATGCTTGGTGCTGAAAATGAAAAACCTGTAGTAGTAGGCAATAAAATCCGTCCTGTTAAAGCTTATGGAATTGAGTTTATGAGTATGGGAATTTTAATTGAAGAAGGACAAGGATTAATGTGGAGAGGCTCTATGGTTATGAAAGCGATTGAGCAGCTTTTATGCGATGTGTTATGGAGTGAGCTTGATGTATTATTACTTGATATGCCTCCAGGAACAGGTGATGCACAAATTACTCTAGCTCAAAGCGTGCCTGTTAGTGCAGGAGTTTGCGTTAGCACCCCACAAGCAGTAAGTCTTGATGATAGTAAAAGAGCTTTAGATATGTTTAATAAATTAAATATACCTGTAGCTGGTGTAATTGAGAATATGAGTGGTTTTATTTGTCCTAATTGCGATATTGAGCATGAGATTTTTGGTAAAGGTGGAGCGCTTAATTTAGCTCATGAATATGATTGCTCTGTTTTAGCTTGTATTCCTATTGATTTATCAATTAGAACGGGTGGAGATAGTGGTAAGCCTATTTCTATGTGTGAGCCAAATTCAATAGTAGCAAAAAGATATGAAGAAGCTGCATTTAAATTAATTGAGTTTTTAAACACTACTAAAGCTGATAATTCTAGTATTCAACCAACGACAAATACTCCAGCTTGTCATTAATCGTAGTTCATATACTACGATTAATTTTTATTAATTCCTATAGTTTGTTTATCTAAACCTTTTTTTAACATAATTTCTACTATTATTTGCTCTCTTTTATTAGCCTTTTTACAATGGTCTTTTTCAAATTTATCAGTTATCCAAATTATAACTTTTGCCCATTTTTTATCTCTTTTTCTCCACGCATGAGATGATATAGATTCTACTGCATAACCATTAAATAATGTTGCATTTACAAAATGATCTAATGCTCTTACGCCTTGTCTTATTCTAGCAGTATCACCAAATATGCCAATAATAACTATAAAAAAATAAGAAATAATTGCTAATGGAACTATAATACATAATAAACATGTGCCTATTAATTTTTCTTTTACATTAAATTTATTCATTATTCCTTCTAATAAATTTTATTCTCATACCATTTGCTGAACGAATTGTTAAACGACCTACTATATCTGGAATAAACCCATTTTCTAACTCAAGTTTATAATTTTTTAAAATATGAGCTAAAATAATTATAGCTTCTTGAGTTGCAAAACCCTGCCCTATACAAATTCTTTCTCCTAAGCCAAAAGGTATATATGTATCTTTCTTTATTACTCTATCAAACCTACTTGGGTCAAATTCATGAGGATTATCCCAATAATCATCATGTCTATGTATTAACCAAGGAGCTATTACAACTCCTGCACCAGCTTTTACGGTTTTATCTCTAATCTTGCATTCTTTTCTCACTTCTCTAGCAAAAAATCCAACAGGTGGGTAAAGCCTTAATGCCTCCTTAAAAACATTAGATAAATATTTCATTTTCTTTATGGCATTAATATCTAATATATTTGTTGAAAAATATTCACTTACTTCTTTATAAGCTTTTTCTTGTTCATTTTTTGCTATACTTAATAAATATAAAGTCCAAGTAAGAGAACTAGCTGTAGTCTCATGTCCTGCCAAAAATAACATTGATACCTGACTTAATATTTCATCAAATTCAAACCTTTTATTAGTTTTAGAATCTATTGTTTTTAAAAGTGTTGATAAAATATCATTATAGTTGTCATTTACAATATTTTCATATCTAGGTTTAATAATATCGCTTAAAATTTGTCTTATAGTATTACCTGCTTTATTTCTCTTATTCCCACAAATCATCATATTCAACCAATTAGGTATAAAAAACATTTTTCCTATAGCAAATTTTGCGGTAGTGTCTTGAAATATATTAAAAGCTTCTAAAATTT from Campylobacter sp. MG1 includes:
- a CDS encoding Mrp/NBP35 family ATP-binding protein, which encodes MEIIELFKNVKYPNFQKDIVSFGFVKRCELAGDIILMDIEIPAASVEIANAIRNECEAIARNNHYKLELKIIQPKLEEPEVKRPKIKNLAPQIKHFVMISSGKGGVGKSTTTLNLALSLAKLGKKVGVLDADIYGPNMPRMLGAENEKPVVVGNKIRPVKAYGIEFMSMGILIEEGQGLMWRGSMVMKAIEQLLCDVLWSELDVLLLDMPPGTGDAQITLAQSVPVSAGVCVSTPQAVSLDDSKRALDMFNKLNIPVAGVIENMSGFICPNCDIEHEIFGKGGALNLAHEYDCSVLACIPIDLSIRTGGDSGKPISMCEPNSIVAKRYEEAAFKLIEFLNTTKADNSSIQPTTNTPACH
- a CDS encoding cytochrome P450 — translated: MKTCPFHPKPIKNKASILATFLFKRRSWLDGLYDKSYKMKAGRVKMPGFDLHIINDTKEVRRMMVDDVDNFPKSSLLHELLEPLLGVSVFTTNDEVWKKQRELLAPSFELTRVNKVFNIMNEATNELILKLNKYPNNSVIEIDEYMTFTTADIIFRTIMSSKLDLQNGKKILEAFNIFQDTTAKFAIGKMFFIPNWLNMMICGNKRNKAGNTIRQILSDIIKPRYENIVNDNYNDILSTLLKTIDSKTNKRFEFDEILSQVSMLFLAGHETTASSLTWTLYLLSIAKNEQEKAYKEVSEYFSTNILDINAIKKMKYLSNVFKEALRLYPPVGFFAREVRKECKIRDKTVKAGAGVVIAPWLIHRHDDYWDNPHEFDPSRFDRVIKKDTYIPFGLGERICIGQGFATQEAIIILAHILKNYKLELENGFIPDIVGRLTIRSANGMRIKFIRRNNE